One window of Pseudomonas sp. FP198 genomic DNA carries:
- the xseA gene encoding exodeoxyribonuclease VII large subunit: MIKDPFARLGLDREVLTVSQLNGRARVLLEDVFSNIWVEGEISNLARPASGHVYFTLKDSGAQVRCALFRQNAARVRQALKDGLAVKVRGKVSLFEGRGDYQLILDTVEPAGDGALRLAFDALKEKLSAEGLFSAERKVPLPAHPQRIGIISSPTGAAIRDIISVFRRRAPQISLTLIPTAVQGREATAQIVRALKLADARGFDALILARGGGSLEDLWCFNEEAVARAVDACVTPIVSAVGHETDVSISDFVADVRAPTPSAAAELLAPDAGDLVRRVESLHRRLVMRMRDRLMRDQLRLEGLTRRLRHPGERLRQQAQRLDDLDMRMRRAFERSLNTRRERLIRLETRLAGQHPGRQLAMLRHRLDSLAERLPRAMREGLKTRRVQLHNQMQTLHIVSPLATLGRGYSILLDERGHAIRNAGQTRTGQRLTARLGEGELLVRVEDNHLTPVTLSLLD, encoded by the coding sequence ATGATTAAAGATCCCTTTGCCCGACTGGGCCTGGACCGCGAGGTCCTGACTGTCAGCCAGCTCAACGGCCGTGCGCGGGTGTTGCTCGAAGACGTGTTCAGCAACATCTGGGTCGAGGGCGAGATCTCCAACCTCGCCCGCCCCGCTTCCGGCCACGTGTATTTCACGCTCAAGGACAGCGGCGCCCAGGTGCGTTGCGCGCTGTTCCGACAGAACGCCGCGCGGGTGCGCCAGGCATTGAAAGACGGGCTGGCGGTGAAGGTACGCGGCAAGGTCTCGCTGTTCGAGGGCCGTGGCGACTATCAGCTGATCCTCGACACCGTGGAGCCGGCCGGCGATGGCGCCCTGCGCCTGGCGTTCGACGCCCTGAAGGAAAAGCTCAGCGCCGAAGGCCTGTTCAGTGCCGAGCGCAAGGTGCCGCTGCCGGCCCATCCGCAACGCATCGGCATCATCAGTTCGCCCACCGGCGCGGCGATCCGCGACATCATCAGCGTGTTCCGTCGCCGCGCGCCGCAGATTTCCCTGACGCTGATTCCAACCGCCGTGCAAGGCCGTGAAGCCACCGCACAGATCGTCCGCGCCCTGAAACTGGCCGATGCCCGTGGCTTCGATGCGCTGATCCTGGCTCGGGGCGGCGGTTCGCTGGAAGACTTGTGGTGCTTCAACGAAGAAGCCGTGGCTCGTGCGGTAGACGCCTGCGTCACGCCCATCGTCAGCGCGGTAGGCCATGAGACCGACGTCTCCATCAGCGATTTCGTCGCCGATGTGCGCGCCCCGACTCCGTCCGCCGCCGCCGAACTGCTCGCACCGGACGCCGGCGACCTGGTGCGTCGGGTCGAAAGCCTGCACCGGCGCCTGGTGATGCGCATGCGCGACCGCCTGATGCGCGATCAACTTCGCCTCGAGGGCCTCACCCGCCGCCTGCGCCATCCCGGCGAACGCCTGCGCCAGCAAGCCCAGCGCCTCGACGACCTGGACATGCGCATGCGCCGCGCCTTCGAACGCAGCCTCAATACCCGCCGCGAACGCCTGATTCGCCTGGAAACCCGCCTGGCCGGGCAACATCCGGGCCGTCAGCTGGCCATGTTGCGCCATCGCCTCGACAGTCTCGCCGAACGCCTGCCCCGAGCCATGCGCGAAGGCCTGAAAACCCGCCGCGTACAGTTGCACAATCAGATGCAGACGCTGCATATCGTCAGCCCGCTGGCGACCCTGGGTCGCGGCTACAGCATCCTGCTCGACGAACGCGGCCATGCAATCCGCAACGCCGGGCAAACCCGCACCGGCCAGCGCCTGACCGCCAGGCTCGGCGAAGGCGAACTGCTGGTGCGCGTCGAAGACAACCACCTGACACCGGTCACCCTTTCTCTACTGGATTGA